One region of Calditerricola satsumensis genomic DNA includes:
- a CDS encoding alpha/beta hydrolase, which translates to MHGCVLIHGFTGSPYEVAPLADHLAARGVRVYTPVLAGHEGSGRTLRQVTWQDWIRSAEDGLREALSACDPVDLVGFSMGGLIAAHLATRYPVRRLVLLSACVFYLNPRQLFRDVAAAIKSNFGSGYSKDQLRRYVDKVSKTPLRAVVHFRRLVQVLRADLARVEVPTLILQGACDDLVEPRSAQYLYETIPAKVKEVHVLPRSKHILCHDCEKDEVLRLVERFLLAPPASPSSGNPGANAS; encoded by the coding sequence GTGCACGGTTGCGTGCTGATCCACGGCTTTACCGGCAGTCCGTACGAAGTGGCGCCGCTGGCCGACCATCTGGCCGCTCGCGGCGTGCGCGTGTACACCCCCGTGCTGGCCGGCCATGAGGGCTCGGGCCGCACGTTGCGCCAGGTGACCTGGCAAGATTGGATCCGCTCGGCGGAAGACGGCCTGCGCGAGGCGCTTTCGGCGTGCGACCCCGTCGATCTGGTCGGCTTTTCCATGGGCGGGCTGATCGCCGCGCACTTGGCCACGCGCTACCCGGTACGCCGGCTCGTCCTCTTAAGCGCCTGCGTCTTCTACCTCAACCCGCGGCAGCTCTTTCGCGACGTGGCGGCTGCGATCAAATCCAACTTCGGCAGCGGGTACAGCAAGGATCAGTTGCGCCGCTATGTGGACAAGGTGTCCAAGACGCCGTTGCGCGCGGTGGTCCACTTTCGTCGCTTGGTGCAGGTGTTGCGGGCCGATTTGGCCAGGGTCGAGGTGCCGACGCTGATCCTCCAGGGGGCCTGCGACGACCTCGTCGAGCCGCGCAGCGCGCAATACCTGTACGAGACCATTCCGGCCAAGGTGAAAGAGGTGCACGTTCTGCCGCGCTCCAAGCACATCCTGTGCCACGACTGCGAGAAGGACGAGGTGCTGCGCTTGGTGGAGCGGTTTTTGCTAGCGCCTCCTGCGTCCCCGTCATCCGGGAACCCGGGAGCGAACGCGTCATGA
- the gpmI gene encoding 2,3-bisphosphoglycerate-independent phosphoglycerate mutase, which yields MTQVRPKPLILIILDGFALRDEVHGNAVAQAKKPNFDRYWATYPHTTLQASGEAVGLPAGQMGNSEVGHLNIGAGRIVYQDLTRISKDIREGAFFRNETFLNAIAHVKRRGTALHLAGLVSDGGVHSHIEHLFALLELAKRENVERVYVHAFLDGRDVAPDSAVRYIEQLQAKIRELGVGQIATVQGRYYAMDRDRRWERTEKAYRAMVYGEGPRYRDPLKAIRESYEKSVYDEFVMPTVIVDEAGEPVGLVKDGDAIIFFNFRPDRAIQLSQAFTNEDFRGFDRGPNRPKDLHFVSMTHFSETVNGYVAYKPTNLDNTFGEVLVQHGLTQLRIAETEKYPHVTYFFSGGREEKFPGETRILIDSPKVPTYDLKPEMSAYEVTDAVVKEIAAERHDVIILNFANPDMVGHSGKMAPTIKAVEAVDECLGRVVEAVLAKGGVAVITADHGNADWMIDERGNPVTSHSTNPVPFIVTKPGLVLREGGILADIAPTMLHLLGLPQPPEMTGRSLIAAER from the coding sequence ATGACCCAGGTGCGGCCCAAGCCGCTCATCCTCATCATCCTCGACGGCTTTGCCCTGCGCGACGAGGTGCACGGCAACGCCGTGGCCCAGGCGAAGAAGCCCAACTTCGACCGCTACTGGGCCACCTATCCGCATACCACCCTTCAGGCCAGCGGCGAGGCGGTGGGCCTTCCCGCCGGGCAGATGGGCAACTCCGAGGTCGGCCACCTGAACATCGGTGCCGGCCGCATTGTCTACCAGGACCTGACGCGCATCAGCAAGGACATCCGCGAAGGGGCCTTCTTCCGCAACGAAACCTTCCTGAACGCCATCGCCCACGTCAAGCGGCGTGGCACGGCGCTGCACCTGGCCGGCCTCGTCTCCGACGGCGGTGTGCACAGCCACATCGAGCACCTCTTTGCCCTGCTGGAGCTGGCCAAGCGGGAAAACGTCGAGCGGGTTTATGTCCACGCCTTCCTCGACGGACGCGACGTGGCCCCGGACAGCGCGGTGCGGTACATCGAGCAGCTCCAAGCCAAGATCCGCGAGCTGGGCGTGGGGCAAATCGCCACCGTGCAAGGACGGTACTACGCCATGGACCGCGACCGCCGCTGGGAGCGGACGGAGAAGGCGTACCGGGCCATGGTCTACGGCGAAGGGCCCCGCTACCGCGATCCGCTGAAAGCCATTCGGGAATCCTACGAAAAGAGCGTCTACGACGAGTTCGTCATGCCCACGGTGATCGTGGATGAGGCCGGCGAACCGGTGGGGCTGGTGAAGGACGGCGACGCGATCATCTTCTTCAACTTCCGTCCCGACCGGGCCATCCAGCTGTCGCAGGCCTTCACCAACGAAGATTTCCGCGGCTTCGACCGCGGGCCGAACCGGCCGAAGGACCTCCACTTCGTCTCGATGACCCACTTCAGCGAGACGGTGAACGGCTACGTGGCCTACAAACCGACCAATCTCGACAACACCTTCGGCGAGGTCCTCGTCCAGCACGGCCTGACGCAGCTGCGCATCGCCGAGACGGAGAAGTACCCCCACGTCACGTACTTCTTCAGCGGCGGGCGCGAGGAGAAGTTCCCCGGCGAGACGCGCATCCTCATCGATTCGCCCAAGGTGCCGACCTATGACCTGAAGCCGGAGATGAGCGCATACGAGGTGACCGACGCCGTGGTGAAGGAGATCGCCGCCGAGCGCCACGACGTGATCATCCTCAACTTTGCCAACCCGGACATGGTCGGACACTCGGGCAAGATGGCGCCGACGATCAAGGCCGTCGAGGCGGTGGACGAATGCCTCGGGCGCGTCGTGGAGGCGGTGCTGGCCAAGGGCGGCGTGGCCGTCATCACTGCCGACCACGGCAACGCCGACTGGATGATCGACGAACGCGGCAACCCGGTCACCTCCCACAGCACGAACCCGGTGCCGTTCATCGTGACGAAGCCGGGGCTCGTTTTGCGCGAGGGCGGCATTCTCGCCGACATCGCCCCGACGATGCTGCACCTGCTCGGCCTGCCGCAGCCGCCGGAGATGACGGGACGGTCGCTGATCGCCGCGGAGCGCTGA
- the eno gene encoding phosphopyruvate hydratase gives MSTIAQIYAREVLDSRGNPTVEVEVRLEDGSVGRAIVPSGASTGAHEALELRDGDEARYLGKGVRKAVENVNEVIAPELLGYDAYDQVGIDHLMLELDGTENKSKLGANAILGVSLAVARAAADSVGLPLYAYLGGVNAKTLPVPMMNILNGGKHADNNVDIQEFMILPVGADTFAEALRMGAEVFHHLKKVLQKKGLSTAVGDEGGFAPNLSSNEEAIQTLLEAIQAAGYEPGQDVLLALDVAATELYQDGRYHFAGEGVVRTADEMVGWYQELVGKYPIISIEDGLAEDDWEGWEQLTRAIGDRVQLVGDDLFVTNTNRLRQGIERGVANAILIKVNQIGTLTETLDAIEMAKRAGYTAIVSHRSGESEDTTIADIAVATNAGQIKTGAPSRTDRVAKYNQLLRIEDELSYIGQYPGRDAFYNLRKRHKGE, from the coding sequence ATGTCCACGATCGCCCAGATCTACGCCCGCGAGGTGCTTGACTCCCGCGGCAACCCGACGGTGGAAGTGGAGGTGCGCCTGGAAGACGGCAGCGTCGGCCGGGCCATCGTGCCCTCCGGCGCCTCGACGGGGGCCCACGAGGCCCTTGAGCTCCGCGACGGCGACGAGGCGCGCTACCTGGGCAAGGGGGTGCGCAAGGCCGTCGAGAACGTCAACGAGGTGATCGCCCCCGAGCTCCTCGGCTACGACGCCTACGACCAGGTGGGCATCGACCACCTGATGCTCGAGCTGGACGGCACGGAGAACAAGAGCAAGCTGGGCGCCAACGCCATCCTCGGCGTTTCCCTCGCCGTGGCCCGCGCCGCCGCCGATTCGGTGGGCCTGCCGCTGTACGCCTACCTGGGCGGCGTCAACGCCAAGACCCTGCCCGTGCCGATGATGAACATCCTCAACGGCGGCAAGCACGCCGACAACAACGTCGACATCCAGGAGTTCATGATCCTGCCCGTCGGCGCCGACACCTTTGCCGAGGCCCTGCGCATGGGCGCCGAGGTGTTCCATCATCTGAAGAAGGTGCTGCAGAAGAAGGGGCTCAGCACGGCCGTCGGCGACGAGGGCGGCTTTGCCCCCAACCTGTCGTCCAACGAGGAGGCGATCCAGACCCTCCTCGAGGCGATTCAGGCCGCCGGGTATGAGCCGGGCCAAGACGTTCTCCTCGCCCTCGACGTGGCCGCCACCGAGCTGTACCAGGACGGCCGCTACCACTTCGCCGGCGAGGGCGTGGTGCGCACGGCCGACGAGATGGTCGGCTGGTACCAGGAGCTGGTGGGCAAGTACCCGATCATCTCCATCGAGGACGGCCTGGCCGAGGACGACTGGGAGGGCTGGGAACAGCTGACCCGGGCCATCGGCGACCGCGTCCAGCTCGTCGGCGACGACCTGTTCGTGACGAACACGAACCGCCTGCGCCAGGGCATCGAGCGGGGCGTGGCCAACGCCATCCTGATCAAGGTAAACCAGATCGGCACGCTGACGGAAACCCTCGACGCCATCGAGATGGCCAAGCGGGCCGGCTACACGGCCATCGTCTCGCACCGCTCCGGCGAGTCGGAGGACACGACGATTGCCGACATCGCCGTGGCCACCAACGCCGGGCAGATCAAGACCGGCGCCCCGTCGCGCACCGACCGCGTGGCCAAGTACAACCAGCTGCTGCGCATCGAGGACGAGCTGTCGTACATCGGGCAGTACCCCGGCCGCGACGCCTTCTACAACCTGCGGAAGCGCCACAAGGGAGAATAA
- the secG gene encoding preprotein translocase subunit SecG — MAMLLKILLVLVSLGLIAIVLLQSGRSAGLSGAIAGGAEQLMGKTKARGLEAVFARITTVLAVLFMVLSLTVAYFVR, encoded by the coding sequence ATGGCGATGCTGCTGAAGATCCTGCTTGTCCTGGTTTCGCTCGGGCTGATCGCCATTGTCCTGCTGCAGTCGGGCCGCAGCGCAGGGCTGTCAGGGGCCATCGCCGGCGGCGCCGAGCAACTGATGGGGAAAACGAAGGCCCGCGGTTTGGAAGCGGTGTTTGCCCGCATCACCACGGTGCTGGCCGTGCTGTTTATGGTGCTGTCGCTGACCGTGGCCTATTTTGTCCGGTAA
- a CDS encoding rhodanese-like domain-containing protein has translation MIGGLFGDIPEVTPEEAKELLATGGARYGLLDVRTPEEWARYRIPGAVLIPLDELPARAGELDKGREWIVLCKAGVRSAYACAYLRQLGFRVRNLQGGILAWWEAFGVETG, from the coding sequence ATGATCGGCGGCCTCTTCGGCGACATCCCGGAGGTCACGCCCGAGGAAGCGAAGGAGCTTCTGGCGACGGGCGGGGCGCGCTACGGCCTCCTCGACGTGCGCACGCCGGAGGAATGGGCGCGCTACCGCATACCGGGAGCGGTGCTGATTCCGCTCGATGAATTGCCGGCGCGCGCCGGCGAATTGGATAAGGGTCGCGAGTGGATCGTGCTGTGCAAGGCGGGGGTGCGCAGCGCCTATGCCTGCGCCTACCTCCGCCAACTTGGTTTTCGCGTGCGAAACCTGCAGGGCGGCATCCTGGCGTGGTGGGAAGCGTTTGGCGTCGAAACGGGATAG
- a CDS encoding alpha/beta hydrolase: MKTSPRRPAPFTFAGGKAGLLLLHGFTGTTAELLPLGRALNRRGYTVHAPLLAGHGTTPEELAQTGWEDWWASAREGYRTLRAMGCDPIGAVGLSMGGLLALDLAVHEALAAVATLCAPVYVRDKRLWATGVLKYLRPYARRGRAKPPHIERELYVYEKIPLSSVDSLRRLMLRVRRRLPDVRVPVFIAQSGQDETVDPRSADALYAEIGSAHKERALYPHSTHIITLDVEKDQLFADLAAFFARWMPPDVGDDENSRRS; encoded by the coding sequence ATGAAGACGAGCCCCCGTCGCCCCGCGCCGTTCACCTTTGCCGGCGGGAAGGCGGGGCTTTTGCTCTTGCACGGGTTCACGGGTACGACAGCGGAGCTTTTGCCCCTCGGCCGCGCCCTCAACCGTCGCGGCTACACCGTCCACGCGCCGCTTCTCGCCGGCCACGGCACCACGCCGGAGGAACTGGCCCAGACAGGATGGGAAGACTGGTGGGCCAGCGCGCGCGAGGGGTACCGGACGCTGCGCGCCATGGGCTGCGACCCGATCGGCGCCGTCGGCCTGTCGATGGGCGGGCTGCTGGCGCTCGACCTCGCCGTGCACGAGGCCCTTGCGGCGGTGGCCACCTTGTGTGCCCCGGTTTACGTGCGCGACAAGCGCCTGTGGGCCACCGGGGTGCTGAAGTACCTCCGCCCCTATGCCCGGCGCGGCCGCGCGAAACCGCCGCACATCGAGCGGGAACTCTATGTGTACGAGAAGATTCCGCTTTCGTCCGTCGACAGCCTCCGCCGCTTGATGCTCCGGGTGCGCCGGCGCCTTCCCGACGTGCGTGTTCCCGTGTTCATCGCCCAAAGCGGGCAAGACGAGACGGTGGACCCGCGCAGCGCCGACGCCCTCTACGCCGAGATCGGCTCGGCGCACAAGGAGCGGGCCCTCTACCCGCACTCGACGCACATCATCACCCTCGACGTGGAAAAGGACCAGCTCTTTGCCGACCTGGCGGCGTTCTTCGCGCGGTGGATGCCGCCGGATGTCGGCGATGACGAAAACAGCCGCAGGAGTTGA